CCCCCATCACCCACACGTCGTCGTCCGGGACGGTGACGGGCCCGAAGTACCGGCCCTGGCAGGCGTCCGACCCGGTCGTCGGATCGACCTGGTAGGTCATCGGCTTCTGCGTGTAGGAATCGTCGACCTTCTTGCCGTCGACCATGATCCCCGGGTCACCCTGCTTACACTGCACGGTCTGGCCGCCGGTCGCGATCACCCGCTTGACCAGTGTGTACTCGTCGGGGGCGAGGATGCCGATCGAGGACAGGACGTTCTGGCCCGCGCGGAGCACGACATTGTCGGACCGGGTCGAGGTCCAGCCTTCCTCCCAGCCTGCGGGCGCGGCGAAGACCACCACGTCGCCCTGCTCCGGTTCCCCGAACCGTTCGCTGATCTTGTCCACGAAGATCCGGTCGCCGGTGCAGCCCTCGCAGCCGACGAGCGTGGGCTCCATCGACTCGGACGGGATCTGGTAGAGCCGTCCGATGAACGTGTTGAACAGGCCGAGGAGCAGCAACGCCACCACGATGGTGACGAGGTACTCGACCCAGGCGGGCCGTTTCTTCTTCGCCGTCGTGCCGGCGGTGTCGGATTCGTTCGCGTCGCTCACCCCAGCGAGCCTAGCCGCTGAACGCGAACCAGCGCCCCGCGACCCGCTGCAGCTGCACGTCCATGTCGTAGAGGGTGCCGAGGTTCTCAGCGGTCATCTGCTCCGCGACGGGGCCGGACGCCATCACCCGGCCGTCCTTCACCATGAGCACATCGGTGGTGGACGCCGCCACCTCCTCGACATGGTGGGTGATCAGCACCGTGGTGAGCCCGGGCAGGGCGGCGCGCAGGTCGTCGACGACGCGCAGCAGGGTCTCCCGACCCGGCAGGTCGAGACCGGTGGAGGGCTCGTCGAGCAGCAGCATCTCCGGGTCGGTGACCAGGGCGCGGGCGATGAGGGTGCGGGCCTTCTCCCCCTGGCTCATCTGCCGCCAGGTGCGGTCGGCGCGGGTGTCCATGCCCACCAGGGCGAGGAGTTCGGCGGTGCGGGCGCGGTGTGCGTCGGTGTAGTCGAAACGCTGGATCAGCCCGTTGGAGGCCGAGACGCCGGAGAGCACGAGTTCGGTGGCCGGCAGGTCGTCGAGGCGCTGCTTCGGGTCGACGTAGCCGATGCGTTTCTGCAGTTCACGGACGTCGGTGCGGCCGATGGTCTCGCCGAGGATCCGCACGCTGCCGGTCGTCGGGTAGAGCCGGCCGCCGGCCATCTTGAGCATGGTGGACTTCCCGGCGCCGTTGGGGCCGAGCACCGCCCAGTGCGTCCCGGTCGGGACGGTGACGCTGAAGTCCTCGACGAGGGTCTTCGGGCCGCGGCGGACGGTGACGTCGGTGATCTCGATGGCCGCGGTGCCGGTGCCGGTCGCGGTCGTGGACGCGGTTTCGGTGCTGCTCTCGGTGGTGCTCTCGGTCATGCGGGGCAGGTTACTCCGCCTTTACGTCCCATTCAGCGGTCGCCCCGTCCCACTGTGCGGTATATCCCGCCATCCCAGCCGCCGCGCCGCCCCGTCCCGCCCCGGCCCACCGGCCCCGCCGCAGGTGTGCGTCGAGGGGGTGGGATTCCCGGGCTGCACCACCCGGTCGACGTACACCCGGAGCGCCGTCGTCAGATGACTACCTCGCGCCCGGTCCGGCCCCGCGGCGTCCGGCATCCGACGCCCGGGGGCGCGCCACCCGCAGCGTCCGGCATCTGGTGTGACGCACACCATGGTGACGACCCTCCCCGCGGCTGCTAGCACCCCG
This is a stretch of genomic DNA from Corynebacterium nuruki S6-4. It encodes these proteins:
- the lepB gene encoding signal peptidase I; translation: MSDANESDTAGTTAKKKRPAWVEYLVTIVVALLLLGLFNTFIGRLYQIPSESMEPTLVGCEGCTGDRIFVDKISERFGEPEQGDVVVFAAPAGWEEGWTSTRSDNVVLRAGQNVLSSIGILAPDEYTLVKRVIATGGQTVQCKQGDPGIMVDGKKVDDSYTQKPMTYQVDPTTGSDACQGRYFGPVTVPDDDVWVMGDNRTNSKDSRYHQDAPDGGSVPVDDVVGKVRFKVWPLNRIGGVS
- a CDS encoding ABC transporter ATP-binding protein — protein: MTESTTESSTETASTTATGTGTAAIEITDVTVRRGPKTLVEDFSVTVPTGTHWAVLGPNGAGKSTMLKMAGGRLYPTTGSVRILGETIGRTDVRELQKRIGYVDPKQRLDDLPATELVLSGVSASNGLIQRFDYTDAHRARTAELLALVGMDTRADRTWRQMSQGEKARTLIARALVTDPEMLLLDEPSTGLDLPGRETLLRVVDDLRAALPGLTTVLITHHVEEVAASTTDVLMVKDGRVMASGPVAEQMTAENLGTLYDMDVQLQRVAGRWFAFSG